A genomic window from Candidatus Pelagisphaera phototrophica includes:
- the tadA gene encoding tRNA adenosine(34) deaminase TadA, with protein MDYAKKTAPNCPFQKRYPSQLIRDDVFYMTLAFNEAIEAWKSNEVPIGAIVVHEQSVVGSGHNQVESSNDPTAHAEMIAISQASHSIGDWRLNKTTLFVTKEPCPMCSGAAIMARLGRVVYAVPDPKMGGLGGAFNVNQYPGMNHKTTIDIGVLQDDCLELIQTFFRLKRESETRTN; from the coding sequence ATGGATTACGCCAAGAAAACTGCCCCGAACTGCCCTTTTCAGAAGCGTTACCCCTCACAACTGATTCGCGACGACGTCTTTTACATGACTCTCGCATTCAACGAGGCAATCGAAGCATGGAAGTCCAACGAAGTTCCAATCGGAGCAATCGTCGTTCATGAACAGAGTGTTGTTGGGTCAGGGCACAATCAGGTAGAATCCTCAAACGACCCTACTGCGCATGCTGAAATGATCGCGATTAGCCAAGCTTCCCATTCAATCGGTGACTGGCGTCTCAACAAGACAACCTTGTTTGTAACAAAGGAGCCTTGCCCCATGTGCTCGGGGGCCGCAATCATGGCAAGGCTTGGTCGCGTCGTCTATGCCGTGCCTGACCCAAAGATGGGCGGCCTCGGAGGAGCCTTCAACGTCAATCAGTATCCAGGAATGAACCACAAAACAACGATTGACATCGGCGTCCTGCAAGATGATTGCCTTGAGCTGATTCAAACCTTTTTCCGCTTAAAACGTGAATCAGAAACAAGAACTAATTGA